The following are encoded in a window of Impatiens glandulifera chromosome 5, dImpGla2.1, whole genome shotgun sequence genomic DNA:
- the LOC124940487 gene encoding epidermis-specific secreted glycoprotein EP1-like → MSWLNIFFLFLLVQTLFYTKSHAVVPADKTFKFVNQGDFGDFIVEYDGTYRTLRVFNAPFQLCFYNTTPNAYTLSLRMANTRSESLFRWVWEANRGKPVKENATLTFGQDGNLVLADSDGRVTWQTATANKGVVDFKVLPNGNMVLLNSNGNFVWQSFDSPTDTLLIGQSLRVGAAVKLVSRASELDNSDGPYSLEFEPNKGLSWFYKPKNSPKPLLYFSSSYYEFGFVVPGESIKFDVVDIETDASDVLIRTYLGFGRSMARPNYNGTLSLLRLGIDGRLRIFTYNDKVDISAWEEVFTQFINDRWHPEDGQECQLPEKCGKFGLCSKNQCVACPTEKGLLGWSEECELKKVSSCKPADFHYYKLEGVEHFVSQFTRGSSVNEMDCGKKCTSDCKCLGYFYYRESSRCWNVFDIKTLKKVSNSSHVGYIKVSNK, encoded by the coding sequence ATGTCTTGGTTGAATATTTTCTTTCTATTCCTCCTTGTCCAAACCTTATTCTACACAAAATCCCACGCCGTCGTTCCCGCCGATAAAACTTTCAAGTTCGTGAACCAAGGAGATTTCGGCGATTTCATCGTAGAATACGATGGAACCTACAGAACGCTCCGCGTTTTCAATGCTCCCTTCCAACTCTGTTTCTACAATACCACCCCAAACGCCTACACCCTCTCTTTAAGAATGGCCAACACCCGTTCAGAATCCCTTTTCCGATGGGTCTGGGAAGCCAATCGCGGCAAACCCGTCAAGGAAAACGCCACCCTCACCTTCGGTCAGGACGGGAACCTCGTCCTCGCCGATTCCGACGGTCGCGTGACGTGGCAGACAGCCACAGCCAATAAGGGAGTCGTCGATTTCAAAGTGTTGCCTAACGGGAACATGGTTTTGCTCAATTCCAATGGCAACTTTGTTTGGCAGAGCTTCGATTCACCAACCGACACTCTTTTGATCGGTCAGTCTCTTCGGGTAGGTGCTGCGGTCAAGCTTGTAAGTCGAGCTTCCGAATTGGATAACTCAGACGGGCCTTATAGTTTGGAATTTGAACCCAATAAAGGGTTATCATGGTTCTATAAACCCAAAAATTCTCCAAAGCCCCTGTTATATTTTTCGTCTTCATATTATGAATTCGGGTTTGTTGTCCCCGGTGAATCTATAAAGTTTGATGTCGTCGATATTGAAACTGACGCTTCAGATGTCCTGATTAGAACTTATCTAGGTTTTGGACGATCTATGGCAAGGCCAAATTATAACGGGACGCTTTCTTTATTGCGATTGGGAATAGACGGAAGGCTGAGAATATTCACTTACAATGATAAAGTTGACATTTCAGCTTGGGAGGAGGTTTTCACTCAGTTTATTAACGATAGATGGCACCCAGAAGATGGTCAAGAATGTCAATTGCCGGAGAAGTGTGGGAAGTTTGGGTTGTGCAGCAAGAACCAATGCGTGGCTTGCCCGACCGAGAAGGGACTGTTGGGGTGGAGCGAGGAGTGCGAGTTGAAGAAGGTGAGTTCGTGCAAGCCTGCTGATTTCCATTACTATAAGCTTGAGGGGGTGGAGCATTTCGTCAGCCAATTCACCAGGGGAAGTTCTGTCAATGAGATGGATTGTGGGAAGAAATGCACAAGTGATTGTAAGTGTTTGGGGTATTTCTATTACAGGGAGAGCTCTAGATGTTGGAATGTGTTTGATATTAAGACACTTAAGAAGGTGTCTAATTCCAGTCATGTTGGTTATATCAAGGTTTCCAACAAATAA